In one Zymobacter palmae genomic region, the following are encoded:
- a CDS encoding type VI secretion system Vgr family protein translates to MASLSSLQQLFDITLSDAGRLLTLSTPLGSHALLVQRVVAHEQLSAPFTFTVDCLSQQHDLDLRQLLAQPVTLSLLQADGTYRDLHAIVSDAALLGSDGGVSDYQLVLKPWLTLLEHVCDSRIFQDLTVVEIVTQVLEGHSFSEGGFRFDLRHQDRYPKRSYCVQYRESSYHFISRLLEEEGIWWYVAQEQDKHVIVFTDDNDTCPNVSPETIRFHRQSATEQFDSLTDWGHLRRVQPTRVSLGSFDYKAPGAPTRVQLDTVDDQSGLPVLEQYDYSGEYSFPRYDRGHQLGETLMEGHESQAERFTGAGGIRQLSVGHGFVLSQHPNHDSGGMEKRTFLLLELSWAAENNLPMAAVRRQMPGSLEPQLEALRDVTGHTVEGASEQDTAGTAFFHVQLEAQYRNVPYRAPITHTKPELGGPQTAIVVGPANEQIHTDSLNRVKVQFHWDRTGQYTEKSSCWLRVSQDNADSGWGAVFVPRIGQEVIVSFLEGDPDRPLITGRVYNGDRQPLWHSNGLLSGFHTQNYHGGGYNELVFDDATGQSRIRLGTDQQHSQLNLGYLIHQEGNDRGAFRGLGFELRSDAYGAVRANQGLYLSSWGQAHASGDQLDVDPARQQLTNAQRLNDQLSDLAKQHKADALTSTEPLTKAAEQASTALAGTSHSSGDSAAAQASASGGTGQSRKMSEPWLHAASPAGISLTTPQSTHLAQGEHLTLTSGQDTTIATGKSLLASITEKLSVFVYNAGIKLFAGKGKVEIQAQSDELALTAQKDVHVSSTQGKVEVAATDEILLSCGGGYIRIKGGNIEIHAPGTISVKGAQHAFSGSTSQSPTLPELPTSEPGNLQLWHAYAQGEAVPGAKYRATLSDGSVREGALDASGKAMLTGVPPGGAAVEFFREPTPVSGDANVWPRWQGKGKPLNLAGIDPSSDITK, encoded by the coding sequence ATGGCGTCTCTATCATCCTTGCAGCAGCTGTTCGACATCACCCTGAGCGATGCCGGGCGCTTACTCACGCTCTCAACGCCGTTAGGTAGCCATGCGCTGCTGGTACAGCGTGTTGTGGCGCACGAGCAGCTCAGCGCACCGTTTACCTTTACCGTCGATTGCCTCTCGCAGCAGCATGACCTTGACCTGCGCCAGCTGTTGGCCCAGCCGGTCACGCTGTCGCTTCTGCAAGCCGACGGCACTTACCGTGATCTGCACGCGATCGTCAGCGATGCTGCCCTGTTGGGAAGCGACGGCGGTGTCAGCGACTATCAGCTGGTGCTTAAGCCGTGGCTGACGCTGCTGGAGCACGTCTGTGACAGCCGTATCTTCCAAGACCTGACGGTTGTTGAGATCGTCACGCAGGTACTGGAAGGCCATTCGTTCAGCGAGGGCGGTTTCCGCTTCGATCTGCGCCACCAAGACCGCTACCCTAAACGCTCCTACTGCGTGCAGTACCGCGAAAGCAGTTACCACTTCATCAGCCGTTTGCTGGAAGAAGAAGGGATTTGGTGGTACGTCGCGCAGGAACAGGATAAGCACGTTATCGTCTTTACCGACGACAACGACACCTGCCCCAATGTCAGCCCCGAGACCATACGCTTTCATCGCCAGTCCGCGACCGAGCAGTTCGACAGTCTGACCGACTGGGGACACCTGCGTCGCGTGCAGCCGACCCGCGTTAGTTTGGGCTCGTTCGACTACAAGGCACCGGGCGCGCCGACGCGGGTCCAGCTCGATACCGTCGACGATCAGAGCGGGCTGCCGGTGCTGGAGCAGTACGATTACTCCGGTGAATACAGCTTCCCCCGCTACGACCGCGGCCATCAGTTGGGTGAAACGCTGATGGAAGGCCATGAGTCGCAGGCCGAACGGTTCACGGGGGCGGGCGGCATACGTCAGCTGAGTGTGGGCCACGGCTTTGTCTTAAGCCAGCACCCCAATCATGACAGCGGCGGGATGGAGAAGCGTACCTTCCTGTTGCTGGAGCTGAGCTGGGCGGCAGAGAACAACCTGCCGATGGCCGCCGTGCGCCGTCAGATGCCGGGCAGTCTAGAGCCACAGCTTGAAGCGCTGCGCGACGTGACGGGGCACACCGTTGAAGGGGCTTCTGAGCAAGATACCGCCGGAACGGCGTTCTTCCATGTTCAGCTGGAAGCGCAGTACCGCAATGTGCCGTATCGCGCCCCGATCACCCATACCAAGCCCGAACTGGGCGGCCCACAGACCGCCATCGTGGTCGGGCCGGCTAATGAACAGATTCATACCGATAGCCTCAATCGCGTGAAGGTCCAGTTTCACTGGGACCGCACCGGCCAGTACACCGAAAAATCCAGCTGCTGGCTGCGCGTATCACAAGACAACGCCGACAGCGGTTGGGGTGCGGTGTTTGTGCCGCGCATTGGGCAGGAAGTGATCGTCAGCTTCCTTGAAGGCGATCCTGATCGGCCGTTGATTACCGGGCGCGTCTACAACGGTGATCGTCAGCCGCTGTGGCACAGCAATGGCCTGCTGTCGGGCTTCCACACCCAAAATTACCACGGCGGTGGTTACAACGAACTGGTGTTTGACGACGCCACCGGGCAAAGCCGCATTCGCTTGGGCACCGACCAACAGCATTCACAGCTGAACTTGGGCTACCTGATTCATCAGGAAGGTAACGATCGCGGCGCATTCCGCGGCCTTGGCTTCGAGCTGCGCAGTGACGCCTACGGTGCCGTACGGGCCAACCAAGGGCTGTACCTGTCAAGTTGGGGGCAAGCCCATGCCAGCGGTGACCAGCTGGACGTTGATCCTGCCCGCCAGCAGTTGACCAATGCCCAGCGCCTCAACGACCAGTTAAGCGACTTAGCCAAGCAGCACAAGGCCGACGCCCTGACCAGTACCGAACCGTTGACCAAGGCCGCAGAACAGGCCAGTACTGCCTTGGCAGGCACTTCTCATAGCAGCGGTGACTCCGCCGCAGCACAGGCGAGCGCCAGCGGTGGTACGGGGCAATCGCGCAAGATGAGCGAACCGTGGTTGCATGCCGCGTCACCCGCGGGCATCAGTTTGACCACCCCGCAGTCGACGCACCTGGCACAGGGCGAGCACCTCACCCTGACCAGCGGACAGGACACCACGATCGCCACCGGCAAGAGCCTCTTGGCCTCGATCACTGAAAAACTGTCGGTGTTCGTTTACAACGCCGGGATCAAACTGTTCGCCGGTAAGGGCAAGGTCGAGATACAGGCACAATCGGACGAACTGGCCCTTACCGCCCAGAAGGACGTACACGTCAGCTCAACGCAGGGCAAGGTCGAAGTGGCGGCGACCGACGAGATCCTGCTGAGCTGTGGCGGCGGTTATATCCGTATCAAGGGCGGCAACATTGAGATTCATGCGCCCGGCACCATCAGCGTGAAAGGGGCTCAGCACGCCTTCTCTGGCTCGACCTCGCAAAGCCCGACCCTGCCTGAATTGCCGACCAGTGAACCCGGCAACCTACAGCTGTGGCACGCCTATGCCCAAGGCGAAGCCGTCCCCGGTGCGAAGTACCGCGCCACATTAAGCGACGGCAGCGTGCGCGAAGGGGCACTGGATGCGTCAGGGAAAGCCATGCTGACGGGCGTGCCACCGGGTGGGGCCGCCGTGGAGTTCTTCCGCGAGCCGACGCCTGTGTCGGGGGATGCTAACGTCTGGCCGCGTTGGCAAGGAAAAGGCAAGCCGCTGAATCTAGCTGGCATTGATCCTTCCTCGGACATCACAAAATAA
- a CDS encoding aldo/keto reductase → MTMDTITLPKSDITATRIALGTWAIGGSSWGGTDDKQSIATVQSAIDRGITCIDTAPVYGCGHSEELVGKALKEGGRRDKTIIASKCGLNWKTDGTVFRDASPARLAQEIDDSLRRLQTDHIDIYQLHWPDSTVPIEESAEALRKIRESGKVRAIGVSNFNPEQVKAFEKVCPITTHQPPYNLFERDIEKDLLPTLIEQNIGTLTYGALCRGLLSGKIDRNRTFSGDDLRNSDPKFQPPRFEQYLNAVKELDAFALVNYDRTVLHLALRWLLDQKGVSIALWGARRPDQLDPVNDVMGWSLDEDAKAEIDRILDRNIKAPVGPEFMAPPLRTEI, encoded by the coding sequence ATGACCATGGACACCATTACGCTTCCCAAAAGTGATATCACGGCAACGCGCATCGCGCTAGGCACTTGGGCCATCGGCGGCTCATCTTGGGGCGGTACGGATGACAAGCAGTCGATCGCGACCGTACAGAGCGCCATCGACCGCGGCATTACCTGCATTGATACGGCTCCGGTATATGGCTGCGGCCATTCCGAAGAACTGGTCGGCAAAGCATTGAAGGAAGGCGGGCGTCGCGACAAAACCATCATTGCATCCAAGTGTGGTCTGAACTGGAAAACGGACGGCACAGTGTTCCGTGATGCCTCTCCGGCACGCCTTGCGCAGGAAATCGACGACAGCCTGCGTCGGCTGCAAACTGATCATATCGATATCTATCAGTTGCACTGGCCAGACAGCACGGTGCCGATCGAAGAATCCGCCGAAGCGTTACGCAAGATCCGTGAAAGCGGCAAAGTCCGCGCCATCGGGGTCAGCAACTTCAACCCCGAGCAGGTCAAGGCGTTCGAAAAAGTGTGCCCGATCACGACCCATCAGCCGCCCTACAACCTGTTCGAGCGTGATATCGAGAAGGACTTACTGCCCACACTGATCGAACAGAATATCGGTACGCTGACTTACGGTGCACTGTGCCGTGGCTTGCTGTCCGGCAAAATCGACCGCAATCGCACCTTCAGTGGCGACGACTTGCGCAACAGCGATCCTAAGTTCCAGCCACCGCGCTTCGAGCAGTATCTGAACGCCGTGAAAGAACTGGATGCTTTTGCGCTCGTTAACTATGACCGTACGGTTCTGCATCTGGCACTGCGCTGGCTGCTTGATCAGAAAGGCGTTTCCATTGCACTGTGGGGCGCACGCCGTCCCGACCAACTTGACCCTGTCAATGACGTCATGGGCTGGTCACTGGATGAAGATGCCAAGGCTGAGATAGACCGCATTCTTGATCGCAACATTAAGGCCCCTGTCGGTCCCGAGTTCATGGCACCGCCGCTGCGCACAGAGATCTGA
- a CDS encoding HAD family hydrolase, with protein MSSIKAILFDFDGTLANSEQNHFEVWNIVLAECGEAPLDEYTYTHGLAGLPVPEAARHVKEHLSLTVPLEEIVRRKNIETGRYFTEHPVDMMPFAKEILTLCRDRGLKLALVTASSRSELAPTFKHHELAPFFDAVVTRDDVERSKPFPDSYQLGMERLGVTAAESLAVEDTSHGVQAAHSADIPVAAVPNEHSRSGDFSAATVVIDDGLKGVWRWIEAQL; from the coding sequence ATGAGCAGTATCAAGGCTATTCTTTTTGATTTTGACGGTACGCTGGCCAACTCCGAACAGAACCACTTCGAAGTCTGGAATATCGTTCTTGCCGAGTGCGGTGAAGCTCCGCTGGATGAATACACCTATACCCACGGCCTGGCGGGCCTGCCCGTGCCCGAAGCTGCGCGGCACGTAAAAGAGCATCTGTCACTGACCGTGCCGCTCGAAGAGATCGTCCGCCGCAAGAACATCGAAACCGGGCGCTACTTTACCGAGCACCCGGTCGATATGATGCCGTTTGCCAAAGAGATTCTGACCCTGTGCCGCGACCGTGGTTTGAAACTGGCACTGGTGACGGCTTCCTCTCGCAGCGAACTGGCGCCTACATTTAAGCATCATGAACTGGCCCCGTTCTTCGATGCCGTCGTTACCCGTGATGACGTTGAACGCAGTAAGCCGTTCCCTGACAGCTATCAGCTGGGCATGGAACGACTGGGCGTAACGGCCGCCGAATCCTTGGCCGTGGAAGACACCTCGCACGGTGTACAGGCTGCCCATAGTGCCGACATTCCTGTCGCCGCCGTGCCCAACGAGCATTCCCGCAGTGGCGACTTCTCTGCCGCTACCGTCGTCATTGACGATGGCCTGAAAGGCGTATGGCGCTGGATCGAAGCCCAGCTGTAA
- a CDS encoding Na+/H+ antiporter codes for METVFLVLTLISVASATGIAARFLPSLPVPLVQIAFGALLALPSIIAPEWGLGLHVDLEPDIFILLFIAPLLFADARRFPQRELMALRGPILALALGLVLVTVVTIGYLIHWIIPGIPLPIAMALAAVLSPTDAVAVSAISGRLPVPPRLMRVLEGESLMNDASGLVAFKFAMLAATTGAFSFSQATLSFIVIAIGGLLLGGALAFAFSFIRTRLIDRRSGEESATQIVLLQLLLPFATFLLAEHMHLSGILAAVASGLVINRTDLKRESQVRVRLKTRSMWEIIEYVLNSLVFLLLGFQLPHIFTKAMETTVDDSNPFSILLVISYVLIITAALLGLRFLWIIMAAKSSGLVAHLRGNMVQKISLRLIGVSTIAGIRGTITLAAALSFPIWMTKTQQLPYRDLLIFIATGVILCTLLIASIGMPVLLRDLEIPSDERMRQEERQARQMAAKAAIQCIEQVRQQRMDELNRIAGDSNDPHVNDRLLAFTDVSTQLLSDYQERIAVEDDRASTSRHELMQDIERKLRIEALHAERREIYRLRSRHRINDELLHRLVSEIDLAETALMTGIPLPSSHA; via the coding sequence ATGGAAACAGTTTTCCTCGTTCTGACCCTCATTTCTGTCGCGTCAGCTACTGGTATTGCCGCACGTTTCCTTCCATCTCTTCCTGTCCCCCTCGTCCAGATTGCCTTTGGCGCGCTGCTGGCACTGCCGTCAATCATCGCCCCCGAATGGGGACTAGGCTTGCACGTCGATCTCGAGCCAGACATTTTCATTCTACTGTTCATTGCGCCCTTGCTGTTTGCTGATGCTCGCCGCTTCCCTCAGCGTGAACTGATGGCACTGCGCGGGCCAATTCTCGCACTGGCGCTCGGCTTGGTGCTGGTCACGGTGGTAACCATCGGCTATCTGATTCACTGGATCATTCCAGGCATTCCGCTCCCCATCGCCATGGCGCTGGCAGCGGTACTGTCACCCACGGATGCCGTCGCCGTATCGGCCATTTCAGGGCGTCTTCCCGTACCGCCACGCCTGATGCGCGTGCTGGAAGGGGAATCGCTGATGAACGATGCTTCCGGTCTGGTGGCGTTTAAGTTCGCGATGCTGGCGGCGACGACGGGGGCCTTTTCATTCAGTCAAGCCACGTTGAGCTTCATCGTGATCGCCATCGGGGGGCTGCTGCTCGGCGGTGCACTGGCGTTCGCATTCAGCTTTATTCGTACCCGTCTGATCGACCGCCGCAGTGGTGAGGAATCAGCCACCCAGATCGTGCTGCTGCAACTGCTGCTGCCGTTCGCAACCTTCCTACTGGCGGAGCACATGCACCTCTCCGGCATCCTGGCTGCTGTCGCGTCGGGGCTGGTTATCAACCGCACCGATTTAAAACGCGAAAGCCAGGTGCGCGTACGTCTTAAGACGCGCAGCATGTGGGAAATCATCGAGTACGTGCTCAACTCGTTGGTGTTCCTGCTGCTGGGCTTCCAGTTGCCGCATATCTTCACCAAAGCGATGGAAACCACTGTCGATGACAGCAACCCCTTCAGCATTCTGCTGGTGATCAGCTATGTACTGATCATCACTGCGGCACTGCTGGGGCTGCGCTTCCTGTGGATCATCATGGCCGCCAAGAGCAGCGGGCTGGTGGCCCATCTGCGCGGCAACATGGTGCAGAAGATTTCATTGCGCCTGATCGGTGTATCGACCATCGCAGGTATCCGCGGGACCATCACGCTGGCGGCGGCCCTGTCGTTCCCAATCTGGATGACGAAGACCCAACAGCTCCCCTACCGTGATCTGCTGATCTTCATCGCCACGGGCGTCATCCTATGCACGCTGCTGATTGCCAGTATCGGCATGCCAGTGCTGCTGCGCGATCTGGAGATTCCGTCCGATGAACGCATGCGTCAGGAAGAACGTCAGGCACGTCAGATGGCCGCCAAAGCCGCAATCCAGTGCATCGAGCAGGTACGCCAACAGCGCATGGACGAGCTGAACAGGATCGCGGGCGACAGCAACGATCCGCACGTCAACGACCGCCTGCTGGCGTTCACCGATGTCAGTACACAGCTGTTGAGCGACTATCAGGAACGCATCGCCGTAGAGGATGACCGCGCCAGCACCTCCCGCCATGAGCTAATGCAGGATATCGAGCGCAAACTGCGCATTGAGGCCCTGCATGCTGAACGCCGCGAGATCTACCGTCTGCGCAGTCGCCACCGCATCAATGATGAACTACTGCACCGCCTCGTCAGCGAGATCGACTTGGCCGAAACAGCCCTGATGACTGGCATTCCGCTGCCTTCATCGCATGCCTGA
- a CDS encoding glutathione peroxidase, with translation MSLYSLPCHTLEGTPFNLHALKGQVLLIVNIATHCRFTPQLAALEALYERYHDQGLTLLAFPCDQFAHQTPEEGRDIARACASYSIQFPLMEKVFVNGRNAHPLFAYLEREARGVLGTRAIKWNFTKFLISRDGQVLHRYSPTLRPERMRRDIERALDTPVR, from the coding sequence ATGTCACTGTATTCGCTTCCATGCCATACGCTGGAAGGGACGCCCTTCAACTTGCATGCGCTCAAGGGGCAGGTGTTGTTGATCGTCAACATTGCCACCCATTGTCGCTTTACCCCCCAGCTGGCCGCGCTGGAGGCCCTGTACGAACGTTATCACGATCAAGGACTGACGCTGTTAGCGTTCCCCTGTGATCAGTTCGCCCATCAGACGCCCGAGGAAGGGCGTGACATCGCTAGGGCCTGTGCGAGCTACAGTATCCAATTCCCGTTGATGGAAAAAGTATTCGTCAATGGACGTAATGCCCATCCACTTTTTGCCTATCTTGAGCGTGAAGCCCGCGGCGTGCTGGGCACCCGTGCAATCAAATGGAACTTCACCAAGTTTCTGATTTCCCGCGATGGACAGGTGTTGCATCGCTATTCGCCGACGCTGCGTCCCGAGCGAATGCGGCGTGACATCGAGCGTGCACTGGACACCCCCGTGCGTTGA
- a CDS encoding mechanosensitive ion channel domain-containing protein, protein MLILKAHWQRNALTSVTSPMRPHGARRYVTIGLLLVGLWTMLCAVVPSAVAATASAPHAAAATTSLTAEERESYKAMADMLSNDTTRKRMVEQLRAMADGKSPADVGLSGAAHPENDKGSLPNQIATTTERLASQIGDQLVQAGQAINDLLHGRGAASMTFSDWRGLMSGVILVMIVTQVVFWVLRLLAAPFYRRVNDWVNRQMIEDRRQREQQAATAPEGEEVDPGAPSAAVIGKRILAVGGSFLVDILLVGIAVGVGSGTGLFGIGLPGEHGMFVPEYLSAFGMIELIKAVLRLIFATRYDHLRLFPMMTTETARYWNRWLARLVGLSGYGLLVAIPIISNLTGSAMGILASLVIMIGVYIYAVHVIVRNRTVLRDQFNAMADDISINFFSTLMRALARTWHIFAILYFTVLLVVSQVEPTHALPFMATATLQTLIAVGGGLLISAVLTALMSRRVRLPEGARRALPLLETRLNAYVPKALHVIRTLLSILVVLMVLDAWHAFNLSAWLTSSEGARMVSTLIDVSLVLFIAMMAWTLIASVIEHRLSDSNGHQASAREKTLLSLFRNAIMIVIVSLTLLVVLSQLGINITPILTSVGVLGLAVSFGAQTLVKDIITGIFIQLENALNTGDVVDVAGINGTVERVTIRSVAIRATNGAYHVIPFSSVDKVTNYMRGFARHVGEYGIAYREDIDNAIAELQKAFEKLNDDDSVSSFIIGNMEVPGVIELADSAVIIRIMITTLPGKQWAVGRLFNKLVKNQFDEAGIEMPYPHQTLYFGEDRNGNAPAANVRLVNGRSEDVAEKPEVDAHADAHAADDDDNDRERRREPE, encoded by the coding sequence GTGCTGATCTTGAAGGCACATTGGCAAAGGAATGCGCTGACGAGCGTGACTTCACCGATGCGACCGCACGGTGCACGTCGCTACGTGACGATAGGACTGCTGCTTGTCGGGCTGTGGACTATGCTGTGCGCGGTCGTGCCGAGTGCTGTGGCGGCCACCGCGTCGGCCCCCCATGCGGCGGCGGCAACGACATCCTTGACGGCCGAAGAGCGTGAGTCATACAAGGCCATGGCCGACATGCTCTCCAACGATACTACGCGCAAGCGGATGGTTGAGCAGCTGAGGGCGATGGCCGATGGCAAGTCGCCTGCCGACGTTGGGCTGAGCGGGGCGGCGCACCCGGAAAACGATAAGGGATCGCTGCCGAACCAGATTGCGACCACAACCGAGCGGCTTGCCTCACAGATCGGCGATCAGCTGGTTCAGGCGGGCCAAGCCATCAATGACCTGCTGCACGGCCGCGGTGCAGCCAGCATGACCTTCAGCGATTGGCGCGGCCTGATGTCCGGCGTCATTCTGGTGATGATTGTGACGCAGGTGGTGTTCTGGGTACTGCGCTTGCTGGCGGCCCCGTTCTATCGGCGGGTCAACGACTGGGTCAATCGCCAGATGATCGAAGACCGACGCCAGCGTGAACAGCAAGCCGCTACGGCTCCGGAGGGTGAAGAGGTCGATCCCGGTGCTCCCAGCGCTGCCGTGATCGGCAAGCGCATTCTGGCGGTCGGCGGTTCGTTCCTCGTCGATATACTGCTGGTGGGTATCGCGGTTGGGGTCGGTTCCGGCACGGGGCTATTCGGTATCGGGCTGCCTGGCGAGCACGGCATGTTCGTGCCTGAGTACCTGAGCGCGTTCGGGATGATTGAGCTGATTAAGGCCGTACTGCGCCTGATCTTCGCCACCCGCTACGACCATCTGCGCCTGTTCCCGATGATGACGACCGAGACGGCGCGCTACTGGAACCGCTGGCTGGCGCGTCTGGTTGGACTGAGCGGCTATGGGTTGCTGGTTGCGATTCCGATTATCTCGAACCTGACCGGGTCGGCGATGGGTATTCTGGCCAGCCTGGTCATCATGATCGGCGTCTATATCTATGCAGTGCACGTCATCGTGCGCAATCGCACGGTACTGCGCGATCAATTCAACGCTATGGCCGACGATATCAGCATCAACTTCTTCAGTACGCTGATGCGCGCGCTGGCGCGGACGTGGCATATCTTCGCCATCCTATACTTCACCGTACTGCTGGTGGTCAGCCAGGTCGAGCCGACGCATGCGTTGCCGTTCATGGCTACCGCCACGCTGCAGACGCTGATTGCCGTCGGTGGTGGTCTGCTGATCTCTGCGGTGTTGACCGCGCTGATGTCGCGACGCGTCCGGTTGCCGGAAGGGGCGCGCCGTGCCCTGCCGCTGCTGGAAACGCGGCTGAACGCTTATGTGCCCAAGGCACTCCATGTGATTCGCACGTTGCTTAGCATCTTGGTAGTGCTGATGGTGCTCGACGCTTGGCATGCCTTCAACCTATCGGCGTGGCTGACCTCGTCGGAAGGCGCTCGCATGGTCAGTACGCTGATCGACGTGAGCCTAGTGCTATTCATTGCCATGATGGCGTGGACGCTGATCGCCAGCGTAATTGAGCATCGTCTGAGCGACAGCAACGGCCATCAGGCCAGCGCGCGTGAAAAGACCCTGCTTTCGCTGTTCCGCAACGCCATTATGATTGTCATCGTGTCGCTGACGCTGCTGGTGGTACTGTCCCAGCTAGGCATCAACATCACCCCGATTCTGACCAGTGTTGGGGTACTGGGGCTAGCGGTCAGTTTCGGGGCGCAGACGTTAGTCAAAGACATCATTACCGGTATTTTCATCCAGCTGGAGAATGCGCTGAATACGGGTGATGTGGTCGATGTGGCGGGCATCAACGGTACGGTTGAGCGTGTGACGATCCGCTCGGTGGCTATCCGCGCCACTAACGGTGCCTACCATGTCATTCCGTTTTCGTCTGTGGACAAGGTCACCAACTACATGCGCGGCTTTGCCCGTCACGTAGGGGAGTACGGCATCGCCTATCGCGAAGATATCGACAATGCCATTGCTGAGCTTCAGAAAGCGTTCGAGAAGCTGAATGACGACGACTCAGTGTCCTCGTTCATCATCGGCAATATGGAAGTGCCTGGCGTTATCGAACTGGCCGACAGTGCGGTCATCATCCGCATCATGATCACGACGCTGCCCGGCAAACAGTGGGCGGTAGGGCGCCTGTTCAACAAGCTGGTTAAGAACCAGTTCGATGAAGCGGGCATTGAAATGCCGTATCCGCATCAGACGCTTTACTTCGGTGAAGACCGCAACGGCAATGCGCCAGCCGCCAATGTACGACTGGTCAACGGCCGTTCAGAGGACGTCGCGGAGAAACCGGAGGTGGATGCCCATGCTGATGCGCATGCGGCGGACGATGATGATAACGACCGGGAACGCCGTCGCGAACCCGAATAA
- a CDS encoding NUDIX hydrolase, which produces MSPAQEWVQVVDARNRPCGSATRAFVRRFKLWHQASYIFVHNAQGHLCVQRRTMTKDIFPGAYDLAAGGVVDAGESLHAGARRELFEELGIRRRKLTHCFDFRYTDARLHCFGGVYLTEHNGPLALQASEVVDVQWLTPQQALALDNVTPDTRVALSMLVSQGWLAAA; this is translated from the coding sequence ATGTCACCAGCGCAGGAATGGGTTCAGGTAGTCGATGCACGCAATCGACCCTGTGGGTCAGCAACGCGGGCGTTCGTGCGCCGCTTCAAGCTCTGGCATCAAGCCAGCTATATCTTCGTGCATAACGCCCAAGGGCACCTGTGCGTGCAGCGACGCACCATGACCAAGGACATCTTTCCAGGAGCCTATGACCTAGCCGCAGGCGGTGTCGTGGATGCGGGGGAAAGCCTGCACGCGGGAGCGCGCCGCGAGCTATTCGAAGAGCTGGGTATCCGTCGCCGCAAGCTGACGCACTGTTTCGATTTCCGCTATACCGATGCGCGCCTGCACTGCTTCGGAGGGGTGTATCTGACCGAGCACAATGGCCCGCTGGCGCTGCAAGCCAGCGAAGTGGTTGATGTGCAGTGGCTGACCCCGCAGCAGGCGCTGGCGCTTGATAATGTCACTCCGGATACCCGCGTGGCGTTGTCGATGCTGGTCTCACAGGGCTGGCTAGCCGCCGCCTGA